CTATTATTATTTTGAAAACTATTATTCCGAACTTGCTAACGGAAAAATAGCTGATGATGATATATTGTTCCCACAAATTATCAAGCTATATGAAGCAAATAAAAAGACAGGTAAACCGTATTTCAGCTTTAATGTTACTTATCAAAATCATGGACCGTATTCTACTGAAGCCACAACGGACGTACAATTCATTAAAAATATTGGCTATCCTGATGAAGAATACCATATTCTAAACAATTATCTAGCAGGGATTCATCATACAACCCAAGAGCTAAAAACGTTCATCGATTACTTTAGACAAGAAGAGGAACCGGTAGTAATTATCTTGTTCGGAGATCACAACCCATGGTTGGGTGATAACAACAGTGTTTACAAAACGTTGGGCATTGATTTTGATTTAAGTTTAGATGAAGGTTTTTATAATTACTATAATACTCCGTATCTTATCTGGGGAAATGACAGCGCAAAAAAAAGCTTAAACAATGATTTTAAAGGCGATGGACCAACGATCGGTCCCTATTTCCTCATGAATGAATTTTTTGATTTAGCCGGTTATGCAGGAAATGAATTTATGAAGCTTTCCAATCAACTGAGAGAGGATGTCGATGTTGTTCATAAAAATAATCGGTTTAAAGAATTCGGAGTACTTACTACCGAATTATCTAGCAAAAACCAAAAAGTATTGGCGGACTTTTTACAGGTTCAGTATTACTGGAGGAAAAATTTTCGAGGAGATTAAAATGCCTCTGAATTGAGCAAGTTCCTAATTGTGGACAGGCCTGTTATGAGGTTGGATTGTTAGAAAAATGAATTAAATAGGTAAGAATGTTTTTATTGTGCAATTGGTAGGTTAAACTAGAAAGAATAAAAGGGAGGTAATTATACATGGCAGTTGAAATTGGAGAAGAGTTGTTTTTTGGTGAAGAAGGTAACGAACAGAAATATGAAGTAGTTTACACATGTGAGTTGAATGAGAAGCTATATTTATTGGCTGCGCCTAGTGATGAATTAGATAAAGAAAATGGAGAACCTGAAATCATTGCATTCTCTTATACAGAAGATGATGAAGGAACACTGTTCTATGATGAAATCGAAAGTGAAGAAGAGTGGAAACAAGTTGAAGCGAAATTTAAGTTATATATAGAAGAGATAGAAAATGAAGAGTAGGCTTTGTTAGCTAACGTACTATATTTAAGGGTAACGATCATGAGGGTCGGTACCCTAGCCATTTATTTTTTGGACAGAAATAAAAAAATGCAACAAGCTATTGACGATAGAAAATGAATTATGTTATTATTATTTTCTTGTCGTTATCACATATTTTTAATTTCAATATTAAAAAGTTTC
The window above is part of the Anaerobacillus sp. CMMVII genome. Proteins encoded here:
- a CDS encoding DUF1292 domain-containing protein → MAVEIGEELFFGEEGNEQKYEVVYTCELNEKLYLLAAPSDELDKENGEPEIIAFSYTEDDEGTLFYDEIESEEEWKQVEAKFKLYIEEIENEE